A stretch of DNA from Anopheles ziemanni chromosome 3, idAnoZiCoDA_A2_x.2, whole genome shotgun sequence:
ACAGTTttggtggtcctgaaaaggaccgatTTTTTTGTCACACAAGGGGGCTGTTCGCGCAGCTTAGCCTCCGAAACCGTACAGGGTGCGTCCCTGGCGTTTCAGGGCGTACACGACGTCCATGGCGGTGACGGTCTTGCGCTTGGCGTGCTCGGTGTACGTCACGGCATCACGGATCACGTTCTCGAGGAACACTTTCAGCACACCGCGAGTTTCTTCGTAGATCAGGCCGGAAATACGCTTCACACCGCCACGGCGAGCCAGACGGCGGATGGCCGGTTTCGTGATTCCCTGGATGTTATCACGCAGCAC
This window harbors:
- the LOC131289353 gene encoding histone H4, translating into MTGRGKGGKGLGKGGAKRHRKVLRDNIQGITKPAIRRLARRGGVKRISGLIYEETRGVLKVFLENVIRDAVTYTEHAKRKTVTAMDVVYALKRQGRTLYGFGG